The stretch of DNA TGGGAGCAGTGTTCCAAAGCTGTTATAATGCTCAACAGAGTCATTGAAAAGGGATCTGTGAGTGCACCTGttactcctcttcctcttgacTGGTTTATACAGGGACAAATGCTTTATGACCCACAAATACTTAGACAGTAGAGATAATTTACACAGCAGTCTTAAAATCCAATAAATAGTTACCTTCATTAATTTCACTGACACGTTAGTAATTTTTGTTCTTGAGGTTAAATTTTAAGTCAGATATAGCCCTATTATAGGTTACTCAAATGAAAGGTGAAGAATAAGCTGATTTAAGATTACAGAGctgtgcctttttttgttttgtttttttaattatacacTATAAATTTTCCACAAGACCAAATTGGTCCTAATATGTTTTCTCAAATTTAATCTAAACCATGAAAGACTTTCAGTAGTTTCAATAGTTATCCACAGggttttttactgtttattgtttatttcttgAGAAAACAAGTTGCCCTGGAGTAGGCGCCATCCCTTCTGTCTGATAACTTAATTTAATGCATATATTCTGTAATGCTTGGGTCAACATACCATTTTCAGGGGTCAGGGTCATGTGCCTTCCAATCCAAGAATGAGTTCATTGCTTCTGTCTTAACAGGAAAAGTGTGCACAGTACTGGCcaacaacaaaagagctgcAAATGTCTTTCACAGACACAGGCTTTGTTGTTAGGCTACTTTCCGAGGAGGACCAGTCTTATTACACAATCCGTGTGCTTGACCTGCAGAACACAAAGGTGGGAACATGGAAGAAAGACTATTAGATAATATAACATTTTGAAATCTGGAGAGGTCCAGCTGTTTGTGTGGTGAAAGAAATGTCTTCGTATTAGAGTCAATCATTACAAATCGCACTTTACCTCTCTTCAAGCATTTCAGTCTAAATGCGTTTAGAAAGCAAATGTTATGGTGTCTGTACTGTTTTTGTAGTAACTAATCACTCAGCTCATGCAGAAATCTCCAATCATCACATGTTTTCTGGTGTAGACAGGGGAGTCAAGGGAGATCTACCACTTTCACTACACCACATGGCCTGACTTTGGTGTCCCAGAAtctcctgcctccttcctcAACTTCCTCTTCAAGGTGCGGGAGTTTGGCTCGCTGAGTGCAGAACATGGCCCCTCGGTGGTGCATTGCAGTGCTGGGATTGGACGCTCGGGGACCTTTGCCTTGGTGGACACCTGTCTGGTCCTGGTGAGAACAGGGAGAAGAAATGTTACCCAATAAAGTTAACATGATAAGAAAATGTTGGCTGAAGTTAAACATAACGCTAAAACAGGACTCCACAAACTCAAGTTTTGGCAAGAGAGAAATGTGAGATGCTCCCATTATGATCATACTTGGCTAAAAGGGAGAAGTTCTGGCTTGTTGAGATTATGTTTAAATCCATAAAGcatgtttgaataattttttgcaTTGAAGCATTAATAGAGTTTGCGAATGTATCGTGCTGATGTTTATTGTTCTTTAGTAattattcataataaaaaaaaaaaaaatacgtgTTCTGTGCTTAATTAAAACAAAGTCTTGACTCCAGTTTTTTCAATTGTATTCTAAACATGCCCATCCATTGTACAGATGGACAACTCAAAGAACCCGTCATCAGTGGACATACAGAAGGTGCTCCTGGACATGAGGGAATACCGTATGGGTCTGATCCAGACCCCAGACCAGCTACGCTTCTCCTACATGGCAGTCATTGAAGGGGCCAGGCTCATCCTGCCAGACAGCTCAGCAGCACAGGTAGCACTTTCACACATCAGCAATGCTTTTATAGAATTTCTTGAAATTTGGTGCAGATTCTTTGGGTCCAAGGATGAACTGATTATCTTTTGGTTGTCAAAGATCACTATCACATCTTGTCCCCCTTAAATTCATTACATCTGACGAATGTCTATTTTAACTCAAGATTGAACTAAGTTGAATTTGATGGTCAAACAACTTCATTGCAAATGtcttaacattttatttcctactggtcaaaggtcaacttcactgtgacatatGTGCTctacaaaaacacctctgaccATCTTTTGTAGCTATAACTCAGGCACAGAAGAGGAGATTATGACCACATTTCCTGTAACTTGACTGTAAGCAGAAATGTACAACCACAAGGTGGTTTCAGTCACGCAAAAGTCCTGTAGCAAACATGGTCACTAGTATTAGCTTCAGTACCTACAGCCTGTTGCATAATAAAAGTAACTTGTAATTCATTGATTAATCCATCCATTCGGTAGAATTCTGTGTGGCATTGGTAAGGCATTAAGCCTTTATATATCAACCCTGCAacctttaaaaactgaaaacataaaacacagccCCTGCAAAAGCCAAGCAGCTACCAAAATGGTCTAGTTTACATTCTTCTTGCAGCAGCCTCTATGTTGTGTGTTATACACTATGAGCATTAGTATAATCTCTGTTCGTATCTGCACCTAGTTGACGGAAATATTCTGAGTCAGCAGGTCTTGATAGTTACATGGCACATTAGGGACTTTCACAAAAGAAATTTTGACCTGTCATAGTGGGAAGAGCAGAGTTGTAATAAACACTATTACAGTGTCCCAGTAAGCCACAtcgcatgctttgcatgcagaggccccaCGTTCAAACACCAGTCCCAAAGCAAACCAGCACTAGGCTTGTGTGGGTCCAAAGTATGGATAAATTGGGAACTTTGCAGCAGGAAATATTCTTTAAAAATAGGGAAAAGTCGAAAGAGGGGGGAAAACTGTGTCCCAATAAGCCATTATGGTGAACTAGCATGTAAAACATGCTGGGAGagaaatcattttcatgtttgCCACTTGTCTCTTGTAACAAAACAGTGTGTGCTGCCCAGATCTGCCCTTGTCTTGGAGGCAGAGCTaccccctccaccacctccacctaGACGTCACCTAAATGACAGCAAGCCAAATGGCCAGCCAGCACCCTGTGTGGATCTGCAGTCCTCCTCAGGAGGCCACCAGCTGGTGGCAGAGCCAGACAGCCATGACCACAATGTGGCTGAGCACCCTTGCAAGTAAGTGAAGCTGCTCAGAAAtaatttcagttcttttttttttttttttcccaagttcATGGAAAATAAAGGATACAATTGTTGTAACATTACAATATTGCAGTTGCTTAGTGTGTACATTTTACTATACAAACAGTTTATTATCTTCACTCCCTTCAGTCCCTTTTGAATTCTTCTGGATATTTGGACTTCACAGAGTTCAGTGGTTGCAAGGCATAATATTGTACAACACGGTTGTTTTCTTAATGCTCTCCTTTCACGGACTCTTGTTTCAGTGCTAGAAAGCGACATCGTGAAGACAAGATTGCCAGAATGTCACAGAGGGTGCAGCAGATGAAACAGAGACTGACTGAGTCAGAGAGGAAACGAGAGAAGTGGCTGTACTGGAGGCCTGTCCTGCTCAACATTGGTGCTGGGGCAGCTTTGGCTGTTGGCCTGCTGGTCTGTTGGATGTACTCCCAGTGAGACACTGGGTCATTTAAAACTGATTCTTACTTTGCACCAGTACCTGGGGTTAGGTACTTGTCTGACAGATTTAGATGTGCATAACTGAGGGTATTTATTTCCTAAAGGTCAAAATGTGGGAGCGCTAGATCAAGAGAGTGTGCGTATATTTTTCATGTAAGATCTTAACAAAAATGATAACATCTCAGGATCTCGTTGCCAGCACGATGATTTGATTTCCCTATTCTTCTCGTCACTGTTGATGAATGTACTGTATCATACCAATGGCTTTGAAACTACTAAAGGTGcagtacaaagaaaaaaaaaactcagacaGGTTTATTTTTGCATTCTTTATTTGTAATGGTCAGATGTTTGTTAATCATCTGTGGacatgttttacatgttttgcatttcaaaaatgaTCTGTGTTGACTGTCCATCCTACGATAGTTATGTAGGAATATTCCACACCCTAAAGgtcattttttttgttagatTATCTGTAATGAAATTTGCGTTTCATGCATGTATTTAAGATTTACCAGACCACCACTTGTTCTTCCATTCATATTTAGCGGAGCATCCCAATATGTTTCAAACTCTGCTGCAATGGTGACCTTTTAGTTTTCTGTGAAAAGAGCACATTTTTCTATAGGTTTCAGATGTCACATGGATACATGACTCACATAGAAACTATCAGGTTCCTCATAGCTTAATGTGTTAATTCACCCACTGGAtgggcttttgtgtgtgtgttcaggttatCCAACATTAGGAAACCACAGCAAAGCTGTTAATTTTTATTACAATACCAGCCGGACAAGCTGTCAAATTGTACTCCCTTTACGTGGAATGTATTTTCTGCTGGAGCTTTGACATAACTGACACCTGAATTATAGATTCCGAGTCAGCACCTTTGTGTTGCATTTGACCTTTTAATTTAAAGTGGTAGTATAAATCGGTTTGCAATAGATTGGGACCAATTTAAAACTATAATGGTGCAAttgagaagctggagcagggcAGCTggactgacagcaaacatgtctccacttgtttgtttgtttgttcgtttgaGATAGCTTTAATGTGCCTTGAAGAAAGGTTTCCTAGTATGGTCAGTAGAGAAAAAGGCTTATGTGAGCTGTTGTTTTCCACGTAACATGAGCTATATTACATTAATCAGTTTACTGTAACTAGGGGTGTATACAATAAATTGCATCAGTTGATCGcacagaaaatgtgatgttAGCATGCACTGGCTCAATGAGATTCAATGACATGTTAGTGATCAGATGGCTACCACTGTTGGACATGGCTCTTACCCATTTGCCCCAGAACAGATGGCTGTCTTTGGCCATTACATTCCACTCATTCTTTTTTCCAAGTTCGATTTCAGGGCAATTTTATACATTGCTGAGCTGCAGTGAGAACATGACTGATggtgtttttgaaaaaacaaaaaaaacaaaaaaaacaaaaaaaaactaaatactgatttaaataaaattcatcttttttccccttttttaaaaCTTAACTTTGagtgtctgcttgtgttttttcttttaagtcaGTAAAGCAGAATTACTGTATCACGAAGTCTGGATCACCTCCAATCTGGGTCTACCATCCGCAGATCGGTGGTGGGGTTGATTCGTAGGTCTCGCTCATAGAATTCTGCAGTATTTTAACTTTATCTGTTGGATAGCAACCTGGAGTGAAAGGCTTCATCAGCCTCAGGCAACCAAAGTTTTCAAATTGAGAATTCACAGAGTTTAAGGCAGCTGATCATGGCTCGGCCTCTCGCAGTGCAGCTCTTCCGGGTTCGTAAACTGGTAGGAGAACCTGGCACATGTCACAACCTGCCAGCATTATATAACTATATAACTCCGGACACCCATGGGACGCCCAGGAGGAGCTAGTAATCTGGACTAGATAGATATAACTTaattgatccccaaggggaaatttaCCAATTTCTAGCCTAGTCAATTTCTCTTTCTAGGACTAGTCTAGCTGACGTACTTCCCTTGCAGCTAACCGTATTTAGAAAGGCTGATAATCAATGGACAGACGGATTTGATTACGCCTATTTGTACCAACTCCGAAATCGATTCCAGAGGGGTCctgtgattgttgttgtttcgaCCAGCCGTCGTTGGGCAGCCATAGCTATGCCTGAGTAGAAATACTGCAAATTTCTTCAACCAAAATCGAATAAAATTTAAGATGAACGCTTCCTATGTAGTAGTATCGTAGCAGAGATATTTTCTATCCTATGTACGTTATTTTTTTTCCCGTTAAGGCTTGTTGAGGAACTGGATTGATCACAGACGTCTCCAGGCACCAGGACAGCCGCAGTCACGCTTGCTTTTCCGCCACAGTTTAAACTGTCAGTTGTGAGTGCCAGGATGAGACGTCTGTCTTTTTGAGAAGGGTTAGTTAGTTACAAACATCTATTAGAACTAAAATAAGATAAACATATGTGTTTATTGTTCCTGATAATGCTACCTCTCTAGTTGTACAGTTTTACAACTGACTCGGTAATCAGTTGCAATGACTCTGCCTCCAGAGAAAGCTTTCGAGCTGAAGCAAATCATTCACAACCATCTGCTCAAGGTGAGCAAACTACGTCTGAGTTGTATcacctgtttgtgttattaaaCAGCGTCCATGTCTATCCCACAGCACAATGCTAAAAAATTACTATGATAGTTACCAAACAATATTGTATTGACCAGCTTTAAGATTTGTATCTGCTGTTATCAAACAATCTACGCTGCATTTGTGCcaagatttagatttaaatgGGATTAATATAATCGGACTGTCTCAGTGTGAAATATTTATCTTAGACCCGATATGATGCAGATTTACCATCACAATGTCTTGTAGTGACAGTGAAGAGGGATGAGTAGCAAACAACAACAGCGGGGACAAAACTGACAATGGTGGCTGAGTTTCATCATCAATACCCTCTTCAAGAAGAAATACGATTAAGAGACACCATTATTACAGCATATGATAACTAAGTCATAGTTAAACTGTAAAAGGCATGCTTGTGATTTGTGTTTAGTCAGCAGCAATGGAAAGGCGGCGTTAATTAATTTCTCTGCCTGTCAGACGGACATCCATGGGAAAATCCGGGAGGTGCTGGCTGAGACTGTGAGGGATGATCAAGGCGCCGCACATCGATCTCTGTCTGAGGCAGATTTCCTACGTGCTTTGCAGTGCAGGGGAATCATAGATGATGTAATGAAAGACCTACGTTTTACCCAGGTTGACCCATCATTTTGTAGTAAATTCACAAATAAATGTACTCAATGAGCAGGCCATTGGCAGTTTAGCTCACTTCATTTGATTTAGAATTAAATGTCAAAAGTAAGTAGTTTCATCATTTGAATACTAATTTGAATTGGGTTTGCACAGTGCATGAATTCAATCACTTGTTGACTACTTCTATCATGTTCGATAGGGAGTGGCCACAGATGCAGAAACAGGCTCTGCTCCAAAGTTTGCCACTCACTTTGTTGACAAAGATATTACTCAGCTGAAGAAATGTAAGTAGTCTCCAAAGGCACATATGCCAACATGATATATTTCTCCCTGTAAAATGAATGATATTACTTTTTGATAGCAAAGGAAAATTTATGCAAGAGCGTAGTGCACTTTGATGGTAATACATCACAGAATTTGTTCCCCGAGTTGACCTTTTAATACTAGCCTGCTTTCTTCAGACCAAAAATATGCCATATGGAAAACTAAAGAGCAAAAACCAATGTGGATTTGcattaataatacaaatatttaaaaattaattgaGAGGTAATTAGCCCTTTActtaatttataatttaaaaagtggAAAGGTGCTGTCACAAAGACTAAATCAGGAGAATCATTTGCAAAACAGTGTCCCTAAcccagattaaataaaaacacaataaatacaaatatcTGGGCTACTAAAGAAACATTATACAATATGCATCTGTTAAACTacttttgtatatttgtattcTTTACCTACACCCATTGTGagctttgctgtttcttttaaaaCTCATATAATGTGATTTTTCTTGAAATTCAGAGGAGAGCAGCTATTACCACAATGTCAGctcaagggaaaaaaattgtgCTGAACAACTATCAAAGTGCTCTTGCCTTACAGTTATAAAGAAATCACAAATCCCAATAGTTTTGAGCACCTTGGCTACAAAATATATCGTGATATCCTTGGTAATGTTTCAACAGTTAAGTAAGGACATcgttctttcattctttctatCAGCCAATATTGACCCTTCGAGGCGTTGCCTGTATCTGCAAGTCCTTGGAGGGAAGGCTTTTCTGGAGCACCTCCAGGAGCCGGACCCTTTACCTGGTCAAGTGTTCTCGACGTTCACGCTCTACCTGCACTTCCGGAACCAAAGGTTTCGCTCAAAGCCAGTACCTTGTGCCTGTGAACCCAACCTGGAGGAGGGCTTCCTTCTAGAGATTCACAGAGATGGCATAGGTACTCTCAAATCCTAGCATCAGTCAGGTTTCAAATGTTCTATGCTGTTGCGTGGTCCTTCAGCAGTTATCTACATTAATTCCACTTGTGCATGTCTTTACCTATATCACTGCAGGAGAAGGCAGTAAAATGGCAGATGCAACCACCA from Echeneis naucrates chromosome 6, fEcheNa1.1, whole genome shotgun sequence encodes:
- the ptpn2a gene encoding tyrosine-protein phosphatase non-receptor type 2a, producing the protein MEQEFEDIDSSGRWQNLYNEIRNQASEYPYKVAKLPANRNLNRYRDVSPYDHSRVKLENSENDYINASLIMMEEAQRAYILSQGPLRNTCGHFWLMVWEQCSKAVIMLNRVIEKGSEKCAQYWPTTKELQMSFTDTGFVVRLLSEEDQSYYTIRVLDLQNTKTGESREIYHFHYTTWPDFGVPESPASFLNFLFKVREFGSLSAEHGPSVVHCSAGIGRSGTFALVDTCLVLMDNSKNPSSVDIQKVLLDMREYRMGLIQTPDQLRFSYMAVIEGARLILPDSSAAQCVLPRSALVLEAELPPPPPPPRRHLNDSKPNGQPAPCVDLQSSSGGHQLVAEPDSHDHNVAEHPCNARKRHREDKIARMSQRVQQMKQRLTESERKREKWLYWRPVLLNIGAGAALAVGLLVCWMYSQ